From one Drosophila subpulchrella strain 33 F10 #4 breed RU33 chromosome 3L, RU_Dsub_v1.1 Primary Assembly, whole genome shotgun sequence genomic stretch:
- the LOC119553780 gene encoding protein sneaky — translation MFSFLTLPCRPLYCLLYGPKSQDNARIRCLRLLVSFIVGLALGYLLWKLVALNFSLGRLFTHGSTDLYVFATFVLLTGTAFMLSRPVRSVIMLIFVALVGRSGRTYLRAVAFAFIISGPINNLVENAGEVARVFVCTTVLTYNLSKTRFDLMAKPFTNTLKNMRGDVEEIRHTFSELHDVLGDLKYAVEHSDIEDEKYGDKKTNPQYQRWPRESRTMNISTTGATKDLPTAAEVQERFQRNMRNRCKHQLRSGHRVCVEVFRKGYRKCTTNFPSLIGKAVCWPYRVDIICELDLFGNPDKICDPSEVVPRNFGETYVELLKAERELFDNNSQIEVNYEIKDEELVKSKLKSAERTAEGFTKDFERRRHIFNRVMALLQKILCLFMLRMVFVSIKYYLKYLGDVEFDNFYITDYFKHVDQRRKNQGNDAILPLRTYEKSLYIDLDHIFSRTQEESTTVFFSLLQFLLEIVTSGLFILVDHLVVEMMQIIRNRSMITYHQEGQHEVRFNISGVGQMARLLRTTMHNFNIHERVSTSLTNEECLPNPHVLAKRFYYELLLLYLVIVVLIYQSTTFLRMRRVICSYFHYKREKQRILFLYNRILRNRLRSLENLVRDAEDNLATYRIQQQVNVFLWLRFSCPVAFGWLRYFKCAKRTCLICCGFEDSTFTICHICGLPYCDDCAEDLNSVCLQCGSVLTRITEESDGSVEVYAYRKEK, via the exons ATGTTCTCCTTTCTGACGCTGCCATGTCGGCCCCTCTATTGCCTTTTGTACGGTCCGAAGAGCCAGGACAATGCCCGGATCCGGTGTCTTCGTCTCCTGGTTAGCTTTATAGTGGGCCTCGCTTTGGGCTACCTCCTCTGGAAGCTGGTGGCCCTGAACTTCAGCCTCGGTCGCCTTTTCACCCACGGATCCACTGACCTCTATGTCTTTGCGACCTTCGTCCTTCTGACAGGAACTGCCTTTATGCTGAGCCGTCCCGTTCGATCTGTTATCATGCTGATCTTCGTGGCCCTGGTGGGCAGATCTGGAAGGACATACCTGCGAGCTGTGGCCTTCGCCTTCATCATATCCGGTCCCATCAACAATCTAGTGGAAAATGCGGGCGAGGTGGCTCGAGTCTTCGTCTGTACCACTGTGCTGACCTACAATCTATCGAAGACCCGCTTCGATTTGATGGCCAAGCCGTTTACAAATACTTTGAAGAACATGCGAGGAGACGTGGAGGAGATACGACATACCTTTTCGGAATTGCACGATGTGCTCGGCGATCTTAAATATGCTGTAGAGCATTCGGACATCGAGGACGAGAAGTACGGCGACAAAAAGACTAATCCCCAGTACCAGAGATGGCCGAGAGAATCGAGGACTATGAATATAAGTACAACTGGAGCTACCAAGGATCTACCAACTGCGGCTGAAGTTCAGGAGCGTTTTCAGCGGAACATGAGAAACCGCTGCAAGCATCAGCTGAGAAGTGGCCATCGGGTGTGTGTGGAGGTCTTTCGCAAGGGCTACCGCAAATGCACCACCAACTTCCCATCCCTGATAGGAAAGGCCGTCTGTTGGCCCTACCGAGTGGACATCATCTGCGAACTGGACCTCTTTGGCAATCCGGATAAGATATGCGACCCCTCCGAGGTGGTGCCCCGCAATTTCGGAGAAACCTACGTGGAGCTACTGAAAGCCGAGCGGGAACTCTTCGACAACAACTCGCAGATAGAGGTCAACTACGAGATAAAGGACGAGGAACTGGTCAAGAGCAAACTAAAGTCCGCCGAAAGGACCGCAGAGGGCTTCACAAAGGACTTTGAGCGCCGAAGACACATCTTCAACAGAGTTATGGCCCTCCTCCAAAAGATCCTGTGTCTCTTCATGCTGCGCATGGTCTTCGTATCTATCAAGTACTATCTAAAGTATCTCGGTGACGTGGAGTTCGACAACTTCTACATCACCGATTACTTTAAGCACGTGGATCAGCGGCGCAAGAACCAGGGCAATGATGCCATCTTACCATTGCGCACCTACGAGAAGTCCTTGTATATTGACCTGGACCACATCTTCAGTCGTACCCAGGAAGAGTCCACCACCGTTTTCTTTAGCTTGCTGCAATTTCTGCTGGAAATAGTGACATCGGGTCTCTTTATATTAGTTGATCATCTGGTGGTCGAAATGATGCAAATCATACGCAACCGATCAATGATCACTTATCACCAAGAGGGCCAGCACGAAGTGCGATTCAAT ATCAGTGGCGTGGGTCAAATGGCGAGACTGTTGAGGACCACCATGCATAACTTCAATATCCACGAGAGAGTCTCCACTTCACTGACTAACGAGGAGTGTCTACCAAATCCCCACGTCCTTGCCAAAAGATTCTACTATGAGCTTTTACTACTCTATCTGGTAATCGTAGTGTTGATCTACCAGAGTACAACCTTCTTGCGAATGCGACGAGTCATCTGCAGCTACTTTCACTACAAGCGTGAAAAGCAGCGCATCCTTTTCCTGTATAACCGCATCCTGCGGAACCGTCTTAGATCGCTCGAGAACCTAGTTCGCGATGCCGAGGATAACCTGGCCACCTATCGCATCCAGCAGCAAGTGAATGTCTTCCTGTGGCTACGGTTCTCGTGTCCTGTCGCATTCGGTTGGCTCCGGTATTTCAAGTGCGCCAAAAGGACCTGCCTCATCTGCTGTGGCTTTGAGGACTCCACCTTCACCATCTGCCACATCTGCGGATTGCCCTATTGCGACGACTGTGCCGAGGACCTCAACAGTGTGTGCCTGCAGTGCGGTTCGGTACTGACAAGAATAACAGAAGAATCCGACGGTAGTGTGGAGGTGTACGCCTACAGGAAGGAGAAATAA